A single Polynucleobacter acidiphobus DNA region contains:
- a CDS encoding malonate--CoA ligase, with the protein MNLYALLESGFPKNREDCALETQDGLYYSWRDLDRATAMMANLLKSLKLPQGSRVAVQVEKSPEALFLYLATLRAGYVYLPLNTAYQESEIQYFLENAEPAVVVCSSKNFSWISKIAFKSGTKNVFTLDENRTGSLLDRAAQCSDQFKTVKKADDDLAAILYTSGTTGRSKGAMLTHGNLGSNALVLKEFWGWKKGDILLHALPIFHVHGLFVAAHGALLNGSKMIWLPRLDTAQLIKHLPRSTVMMGVPTFYVRLLLDPNFNQSVCKNMRLFVSGSAPLLTETFNNFQKVSGHTILERYGMSETVMLVSNPYKGARVGGSVGVPLPGVEVRVVNESGSLCGVNEIGAIEVRGPNIFKGYWRMPEKTAEEFTKDGWFKTGDVGRWGGETSAGKVPDRYLCIVGRNKDLIISGGYNVYPKEIESFIDDMDGVEESAVIGIPHKDFGEAVMAVVVPKPGAKLNSQAMIDDLKSKIANFKVPKRVEIVNDLPRNAMGKVQKNVLRQQYSH; encoded by the coding sequence GTGAACTTATACGCATTATTAGAGTCTGGCTTTCCTAAAAATCGCGAAGACTGTGCACTAGAAACCCAAGATGGACTGTATTACTCGTGGCGCGATCTCGATCGCGCCACGGCCATGATGGCAAATCTTCTCAAGAGTTTGAAGTTACCTCAGGGCTCACGAGTTGCTGTCCAAGTTGAAAAATCCCCAGAAGCACTTTTCTTATATCTGGCCACTTTACGTGCCGGATATGTTTATTTGCCGCTGAACACGGCGTATCAAGAGTCTGAGATTCAGTATTTTCTGGAGAATGCTGAACCGGCCGTAGTTGTTTGCAGTTCCAAGAACTTCTCTTGGATCTCGAAGATTGCGTTTAAGAGCGGCACCAAAAATGTATTCACCCTCGATGAGAATCGGACCGGTTCTCTTTTAGATCGCGCCGCTCAATGCTCCGATCAATTTAAGACCGTCAAAAAGGCCGACGACGATCTAGCTGCTATTTTGTATACCTCCGGTACTACAGGTCGCAGCAAAGGTGCCATGCTCACGCACGGTAACCTGGGTAGCAATGCCCTGGTATTAAAAGAGTTTTGGGGCTGGAAAAAAGGCGACATCCTTTTGCATGCTCTCCCCATTTTCCATGTGCACGGTTTATTTGTCGCTGCCCACGGTGCATTATTAAATGGCAGCAAAATGATTTGGTTGCCTCGTTTAGATACTGCGCAACTCATTAAGCACCTGCCACGCTCAACGGTCATGATGGGCGTACCTACATTCTACGTACGCTTATTGCTCGATCCCAACTTTAACCAGAGCGTTTGTAAAAACATGCGCCTCTTTGTTTCGGGTTCCGCACCTTTATTAACTGAGACCTTTAATAATTTCCAGAAAGTGTCTGGACATACTATTCTTGAGCGCTATGGCATGAGCGAGACCGTGATGTTGGTCTCCAATCCTTACAAGGGCGCTAGAGTAGGGGGATCCGTTGGGGTGCCTCTACCTGGCGTTGAGGTTCGTGTCGTGAATGAGTCTGGATCACTCTGCGGTGTCAATGAGATCGGTGCCATTGAAGTGCGCGGCCCGAATATATTTAAGGGCTACTGGCGGATGCCTGAGAAGACCGCTGAGGAGTTCACTAAAGACGGCTGGTTTAAAACGGGTGATGTGGGTCGCTGGGGCGGTGAGACCAGCGCGGGTAAGGTGCCTGATCGCTATCTGTGCATCGTTGGTCGCAATAAGGATTTAATCATCTCGGGTGGCTACAACGTGTATCCAAAAGAGATCGAGAGTTTTATCGATGACATGGACGGCGTCGAAGAAAGCGCAGTGATTGGTATCCCGCATAAAGACTTTGGGGAAGCGGTCATGGCGGTTGTGGTTCCAAAGCCAGGCGCCAAGCTCAATAGCCAAGCCATGATCGATGACTTGAAATCAAAGATTGCAAACTTCAAGGTTCCCAAACGGGTTGAAATTGTCAACGACTTACCCCGAAACGCAATGGGTAAAGTGCAAAAGAACGTATTACGCCAGCAGTACAGCCATTAA
- a CDS encoding DNA polymerase III subunit chi codes for MARIDFHSHVSDKLQYCCRLSRKILASAHPQGLPRTIVITGSENDLNNLDDLLWTFSKTDFLPHARLHHEGAHETPILLVHQLSELENQVLAHQDVLIYLHTEAPQGLDALLERFPRWIEVVTTQENELRAGRERFKGYRALGHELHHFDQSKAAA; via the coding sequence ATGGCCAGAATTGATTTTCATAGTCATGTTTCAGACAAATTACAGTACTGCTGTCGTCTGAGTCGCAAAATTCTAGCCAGCGCCCATCCCCAGGGGTTGCCGCGTACGATCGTGATTACTGGAAGCGAAAATGACCTCAACAATCTTGATGATTTGCTGTGGACCTTCAGTAAAACCGATTTTTTGCCTCACGCCAGGCTGCATCACGAGGGCGCACACGAGACTCCGATTCTGCTCGTACATCAGTTATCTGAGCTTGAAAATCAGGTATTGGCGCACCAGGACGTCTTGATTTACTTGCATACTGAAGCCCCGCAAGGTCTTGATGCCTTGCTAGAACGCTTTCCTCGTTGGATCGAAGTCGTTACCACGCAAGAGAATGAACTCAGGGCAGGGCGTGAGCGCTTTAAGGGTTATCGTGCCTTAGGCCATGAGCTTCATCATTTTGATCAAAGCAAGGCGGCGGCCTAA
- a CDS encoding malonyl-CoA decarboxylase, protein MLEKIAQTRYLSRANSAVRQLVSERGESNAVSMALDVISNYRKLNADHRSKFFMMLAEQFNIDAEQLTKATQSFAADPNARNYIRLQKISESPRQELLRRLNRAPGGTAAVVEMRRDLLTLLNKKPELMGLDYDMRHLLSSWFNPGFLKMHRVDWKSPAEILEKIIAHEAVHAIDGWDDLRRRLQPDRRCFAFFHPQLPDEPLIFVEVALLPEIPVAIMPLVDKKSTPVEQTNQFKVAAFYSISNCESGLRGVSMGNFLIKRVAEQLHAEFPGLKTFVTLSPIPGLMEWITDGAHLGDLPSADKMKPAIRKARDDALELLKLNGANWMDRLGKAWHPDQCSEKEKAAMMALTAIYLTVVTPSRDGNPVAKFHLGNGAKLHQINWAGDLSKNGLRQSAGLMVNYLYDLSSVEENHERFVNGDIIYSRSVGKLMNT, encoded by the coding sequence ATGTTAGAAAAAATTGCCCAAACGCGTTACCTATCCCGAGCCAACAGTGCAGTTCGTCAGCTTGTTTCCGAGCGGGGCGAATCAAACGCTGTCAGCATGGCCTTGGATGTGATTTCAAACTACCGCAAGCTCAATGCCGATCATCGTTCTAAATTTTTTATGATGCTCGCTGAACAATTCAATATTGATGCTGAGCAGCTGACCAAAGCGACTCAAAGTTTTGCGGCAGATCCAAATGCACGAAATTACATTCGCCTGCAGAAGATTTCTGAATCCCCACGCCAAGAGCTTTTAAGACGCCTCAATCGAGCTCCGGGTGGCACGGCAGCAGTCGTCGAAATGCGTCGCGATCTTTTGACCTTGTTGAATAAGAAACCCGAGTTGATGGGCCTGGACTATGACATGCGACACCTCTTGTCGTCTTGGTTTAATCCTGGGTTTTTGAAAATGCACCGTGTTGACTGGAAGTCGCCTGCAGAGATTTTGGAGAAGATCATTGCCCATGAGGCAGTCCATGCTATTGATGGCTGGGATGATCTGCGCCGGCGCTTGCAACCTGATCGGCGTTGCTTTGCCTTTTTCCATCCCCAACTACCCGATGAACCCTTGATCTTTGTGGAAGTTGCTCTACTTCCAGAGATACCAGTTGCCATCATGCCCTTGGTGGATAAGAAATCGACCCCTGTGGAACAAACCAATCAATTCAAGGTAGCGGCGTTTTACTCCATTAGCAACTGTGAGTCTGGACTACGCGGCGTATCAATGGGCAACTTTTTGATTAAGCGCGTTGCTGAGCAACTGCATGCGGAGTTCCCGGGATTAAAAACCTTTGTGACCCTATCCCCGATTCCGGGCCTCATGGAGTGGATTACCGACGGGGCGCATCTAGGCGACCTACCAAGCGCTGACAAAATGAAGCCAGCGATTCGGAAGGCCCGTGATGATGCGCTTGAACTGTTGAAGCTCAATGGTGCCAATTGGATGGATAGGCTGGGCAAGGCCTGGCATCCGGATCAATGCAGTGAGAAAGAAAAAGCTGCCATGATGGCTTTAACCGCGATTTATCTGACGGTGGTCACTCCAAGTCGGGATGGCAATCCTGTGGCTAAATTCCATTTAGGTAATGGCGCCAAGCTGCATCAAATTAACTGGGCGGGGGATTTGTCCAAGAATGGTCTGCGGCAATCCGCTGGCTTAATGGTGAATTATCTGTATGATCTATCGAGCGTTGAGGAAAATCACGAGCGCTTTGTGAACGGCGATATTATTTATTCACGCTCCGTTGGCAAGCTGATGAATACTTAA
- a CDS encoding Bug family tripartite tricarboxylate transporter substrate binding protein, whose amino-acid sequence MKRRQIMVLIQKKKIAGLVLSLLAAVGLSSTAHAQEWPVKTVTFLNPFPAGGGTDAFARPLAAQLTEQLGKQFIIDNRGGAGGTVGASVAAKAAPDGYTWFIGASHHTIAPSMYKNLDYDIQKSFVPVALLASVPQVLVVNPNRVSARNLKDFIALMKQNPGKYNFASAGSGTVHHLAGELFKIQTGTFIVHIPYRGAGPAMSDLLAGQVDLEFDGLGTSAPQINAGKLFAIAVASEKRNPAIPNVPTFVEAGLPDYRVSTWYGMFAPAGTPKPIIDKMTAEVQKALNSPKLKAIWAQNGADNPNLYGEAFGKQVASDVNRWAEVVKKSGAKLD is encoded by the coding sequence TTGAAGAGGAGACAAATAATGGTATTAATTCAGAAGAAAAAAATAGCGGGCCTCGTGCTTAGCTTATTAGCAGCAGTGGGCTTATCAAGCACCGCTCATGCACAAGAGTGGCCAGTAAAAACCGTCACATTTTTGAACCCATTCCCAGCGGGTGGTGGAACGGACGCATTTGCCCGTCCCTTGGCCGCTCAGTTAACCGAGCAATTGGGTAAGCAGTTCATTATTGATAACCGTGGTGGTGCAGGCGGTACGGTGGGCGCATCGGTGGCCGCAAAAGCGGCACCAGATGGCTATACCTGGTTCATTGGCGCATCGCATCATACGATTGCTCCTTCCATGTATAAGAACTTGGACTATGACATCCAAAAGAGTTTCGTTCCTGTTGCTCTTCTAGCTAGCGTTCCACAGGTATTGGTTGTTAACCCCAATCGTGTCAGTGCTCGTAACCTAAAAGACTTCATTGCGCTCATGAAGCAAAACCCTGGTAAATATAACTTTGCTAGCGCAGGTAGCGGCACCGTTCATCACTTAGCTGGTGAGTTATTTAAGATTCAGACAGGCACCTTCATTGTTCATATTCCTTATCGTGGCGCTGGTCCAGCCATGAGCGATCTCCTAGCTGGTCAGGTTGATTTGGAATTTGATGGTTTGGGAACATCCGCTCCACAAATTAATGCTGGTAAGTTGTTTGCGATTGCTGTTGCTTCTGAGAAGCGCAATCCAGCGATTCCAAACGTACCAACGTTTGTAGAAGCTGGTTTGCCTGACTATCGTGTATCGACTTGGTACGGTATGTTTGCTCCTGCTGGCACACCAAAACCAATTATCGACAAGATGACAGCTGAGGTTCAAAAGGCGCTGAATTCACCAAAGTTGAAAGCGATTTGGGCTCAAAACGGTGCGGATAATCCGAATCTTTACGGAGAGGCATTTGGTAAGCAAGTTGCTTCCGACGTAAACCGCTGGGCTGAGGTTGTTAAGAAATCAGGCGCCAAGCTCGATTAA
- a CDS encoding sulfite exporter TauE/SafE family protein, whose protein sequence is MFLTDIAILLVCGACAGFLAGLLGIGGGMILVPFMIIVFNHQGFSQDIIVHMAIATGMTTILFTSLSAIRAHHRHGSIDWKLVAGFTPGIIVGSFLGGSELFEAFNTGWLSLFFAVFIVYTSIQMFINKKPKPERELPGKVGLFSYGAFSGGLSSLLGAGGAFVTVPFMIWCNVSPHVAMATSSGLGFPIALASTLGYVFGSFGRPDLPAGSFGFIYLPAVACIVATSIFTAPLGAKLARKLNVVQLKRVFGVMLMFLALFMFNEAHKALGA, encoded by the coding sequence ATGTTTCTGACTGATATTGCAATCCTTCTAGTTTGCGGAGCCTGTGCAGGGTTCTTAGCGGGACTGCTTGGGATCGGCGGAGGGATGATTTTGGTTCCCTTCATGATCATTGTGTTTAATCACCAGGGTTTTAGCCAAGACATCATTGTTCATATGGCCATTGCAACTGGAATGACCACCATTTTGTTTACCTCACTCTCGGCCATTCGGGCGCATCATCGCCATGGCTCAATTGACTGGAAACTGGTTGCGGGCTTCACCCCCGGAATCATTGTTGGGAGTTTTTTAGGGGGCAGCGAACTATTTGAGGCATTCAATACTGGCTGGCTTTCCCTCTTCTTTGCGGTCTTTATTGTGTACACCTCGATTCAGATGTTCATCAACAAAAAGCCCAAACCTGAGCGAGAACTGCCTGGGAAGGTCGGTCTATTTTCTTATGGCGCCTTCTCTGGAGGGTTATCGAGCTTGCTGGGTGCAGGCGGCGCCTTTGTCACCGTACCATTCATGATCTGGTGTAACGTGAGTCCCCATGTCGCAATGGCAACCTCCTCGGGGCTCGGATTTCCGATTGCGCTTGCTTCAACCCTGGGTTACGTCTTTGGTAGCTTTGGTCGACCTGACTTACCCGCAGGCTCCTTTGGTTTTATCTATCTACCGGCCGTTGCCTGCATCGTAGCAACCAGTATTTTTACCGCCCCACTAGGCGCAAAATTAGCTCGCAAGCTCAATGTCGTTCAACTCAAGCGAGTCTTTGGGGTCATGCTAATGTTCTTGGCGCTCTTTATGTTCAATGAGGCCCATAAAGCGCTGGGCGCTTAA
- the lgt gene encoding prolipoprotein diacylglyceryl transferase, with amino-acid sequence MLAHPQIDPVALQIGPLAIHWYGLMYLFAFAQFLLLGRLRIRQEPYQSMRWTFKDVEDILFWGVVGVIVGGRLGYVLFYMPGFYLQNPIAIFKLWEGGMSFHGGLLGVLIALAWFAKRRQLSYFVITDFVAPLVPLGLAFGRLGNFINGELWGRPSDLPWAMVFPMVDQAARHPSQLYQFAGEGLLLALVLWLYACKPKRVGQVSGLFLLGYGLLRFLAEFAREPDAFLGLLGLGLSMGQWLSIPMIGLGIYLLLRTPRQ; translated from the coding sequence ATGTTGGCGCATCCTCAAATCGATCCAGTCGCGCTTCAAATAGGCCCATTGGCGATTCATTGGTATGGCCTCATGTATCTATTTGCATTTGCTCAATTTTTATTGCTTGGGCGACTGCGTATTCGCCAAGAGCCCTATCAATCGATGCGATGGACCTTTAAAGATGTTGAGGACATTCTGTTTTGGGGGGTGGTGGGCGTCATTGTTGGGGGGCGCTTGGGGTACGTGCTCTTTTACATGCCCGGTTTTTATCTGCAAAATCCAATCGCTATTTTTAAGCTATGGGAAGGGGGAATGTCCTTCCACGGTGGATTATTAGGGGTCTTAATCGCTCTGGCGTGGTTTGCAAAGCGTCGCCAGCTTTCTTATTTTGTAATTACGGATTTTGTGGCACCACTCGTGCCGCTGGGCCTTGCTTTCGGGCGTCTTGGAAACTTTATCAATGGTGAGTTATGGGGGCGTCCGAGTGATTTGCCATGGGCGATGGTGTTTCCGATGGTGGACCAGGCGGCTCGCCATCCGTCGCAGTTATATCAATTTGCTGGGGAAGGTCTTTTATTGGCCTTGGTATTGTGGCTCTATGCATGTAAACCAAAACGCGTGGGGCAGGTATCTGGCCTGTTTTTACTTGGCTATGGACTGCTTCGTTTTCTGGCGGAGTTTGCTAGGGAGCCGGATGCGTTCTTGGGTTTGCTCGGTTTGGGTTTATCGATGGGTCAGTGGCTCTCGATACCGATGATTGGTTTGGGAATTTACTTACTGCTGCGAACGCCGCGTCAATAA